The Akkermansia muciniphila genome contains a region encoding:
- the ahcY gene encoding adenosylhomocysteinase has protein sequence MFSETEHYKVRDISLADFGRKELDIAEHEMPGLMAVREKYAAAKPLEGVRIMGSLHMTVQTAVLIETLTALGATVRWASCNIFSTQDHAAAAIAESGTPVFAWKGETLREYWDCTWKAMNFPDGLGPQLIVDDGGDATLLIHRGYEMEEGSGWVNTPSESEEEEVIKDLLKKIAAETPGIFHRWLPELKGVSEETTTGVHRLYQMQAAGRLLIPAINVNDSVTKSKFDNLYGCRESLVDGIKRATDVMIAGKVAVVCGYGDVGKGCAQSLRGMGAQVVVTEVDPICALQAAMEGYRVLTVEDTLGWADIYVTTTGNCGIIRVEHMEKMKDQAIVCNIGHFDNEIEVHKLQTYPGIKHLNIKPQVDRYTFPSGNSLYLLAEGRLVNLGCATGHPSFVMSNSFANQVLAQLELWNTRENRPAGVEVLPKVLDEEVARLHLGKIGCKLTVLRPEQADYIGVPVEGPYKPDFYRY, from the coding sequence ATGTTTTCAGAAACGGAACATTACAAGGTGCGCGATATCAGCCTGGCGGATTTCGGACGCAAGGAACTGGACATCGCGGAACATGAAATGCCCGGCCTGATGGCCGTGCGTGAAAAGTACGCCGCCGCAAAGCCCCTGGAGGGCGTGCGCATCATGGGCTCCCTGCACATGACGGTGCAGACGGCCGTGCTGATTGAGACGCTGACGGCCCTGGGCGCCACAGTCCGCTGGGCCAGCTGCAACATCTTTTCCACCCAGGACCATGCCGCCGCCGCCATTGCGGAATCCGGCACGCCCGTGTTCGCCTGGAAGGGGGAAACGCTCCGGGAATACTGGGACTGCACCTGGAAGGCCATGAACTTTCCGGACGGCCTGGGCCCGCAGCTGATTGTGGACGACGGCGGGGACGCCACCCTGCTCATTCACCGCGGGTATGAGATGGAGGAAGGCTCCGGCTGGGTGAATACCCCGTCAGAATCGGAAGAAGAGGAAGTCATCAAGGACCTCCTGAAAAAGATCGCCGCGGAAACGCCGGGCATTTTCCACCGCTGGCTGCCTGAGCTGAAGGGCGTTTCCGAGGAAACGACCACGGGCGTGCACCGCCTGTACCAGATGCAGGCTGCGGGGCGCCTGTTGATTCCGGCCATTAACGTGAATGATTCCGTGACCAAGTCCAAGTTTGACAACCTGTACGGGTGCCGTGAATCCCTGGTGGACGGCATCAAGCGCGCCACGGACGTCATGATCGCCGGGAAGGTGGCCGTCGTCTGCGGCTATGGAGACGTGGGCAAGGGCTGTGCCCAGTCCTTGCGCGGCATGGGCGCCCAGGTGGTGGTGACGGAAGTAGACCCCATCTGCGCCCTTCAGGCCGCCATGGAAGGCTACCGCGTGCTGACGGTGGAAGACACCCTGGGCTGGGCGGATATTTACGTGACCACCACAGGCAACTGCGGCATCATCCGGGTGGAGCACATGGAAAAGATGAAGGACCAGGCCATTGTGTGTAACATCGGCCACTTCGACAATGAAATAGAGGTACACAAGCTTCAGACCTATCCCGGCATCAAGCACCTCAACATCAAGCCGCAGGTGGACCGCTATACGTTTCCCTCCGGCAACAGCCTGTACCTGCTGGCGGAAGGGCGCCTGGTCAACCTGGGCTGCGCTACCGGGCATCCCAGCTTTGTGATGTCCAACAGCTTCGCCAACCAGGTGCTGGCCCAGCTGGAATTGTGGAACACCCGTGAAAACCGTCCCGCGGGCGTGGAAGTGCTGCCCAAGGTGCTGGATGAGGAAGTGGCTCGCCTGCACCTCGGCAAGATCGGCTGCAAGCTCACGGTTCTGCGTCCGGAACAGGCGGACTACA